A stretch of the Archangium violaceum genome encodes the following:
- a CDS encoding DUF1570 domain-containing protein, with product MNPVHGVLLVVMIFGVGCAGMRATCPAEGGHPWREVRSTHFRVQTNLNAEAAEKTALELEKFRRALLLAWDNEFDPPGEVEAIILRSPDQLEEFTDAKIAGFAGRGENGPLLVMSGDSFLMGESSADQRIQAHELAHYLSSFVLLRQPRWIAEGFASYLETLYFKGASAEVILGRPDRWKLGYVREHGWLGLEDLWAWRAINGMSEIELTRYYASSWLWVHYLMNVHGEQFADFQGRLARAEEPRRAFEASFQGVKDLSGGLRTYVDTGRYSILTILLPEVPSKVETRELDGAEVHAIRARLHLMAPGSATQEQRRQHSAQEIAQALREDPTNVSAVFLQAMLSEDASQRLALARELVKARPDSGKAWAMLGDALRQSGGPAEEQEQALRRAVELQPQNATVLNNLAWFYVGSENPQKAFELAKRAVALAPADASILDTYAAVLFQSGNCPDSLRLQRRALDVLHESTPESQRRILQDRLDKYERACQQSSSQKP from the coding sequence ATGAATCCTGTTCATGGTGTGTTGTTGGTGGTCATGATCTTCGGAGTGGGGTGTGCGGGGATGCGGGCGACGTGTCCCGCGGAGGGCGGTCATCCCTGGCGTGAGGTGAGGTCGACGCACTTCCGTGTGCAGACGAACCTGAATGCCGAAGCCGCGGAGAAGACGGCCCTGGAGCTGGAGAAGTTCCGGCGTGCCCTGCTGCTCGCCTGGGACAACGAGTTCGACCCGCCGGGCGAGGTCGAGGCCATCATCCTGCGCAGCCCCGATCAGCTCGAGGAGTTCACGGATGCCAAGATCGCCGGCTTCGCGGGCAGGGGGGAGAACGGCCCGCTGTTGGTCATGAGCGGGGACAGCTTCCTGATGGGCGAATCGTCCGCGGACCAGCGAATCCAGGCGCACGAGCTGGCTCACTACCTCAGCAGCTTCGTGCTGCTGCGCCAGCCCCGGTGGATCGCAGAGGGATTCGCCTCCTACCTCGAAACCCTCTACTTCAAGGGCGCCTCGGCGGAGGTCATCCTCGGCAGGCCCGACCGGTGGAAGCTCGGCTACGTGCGGGAACACGGCTGGTTGGGCCTGGAGGATCTCTGGGCCTGGCGGGCCATCAACGGCATGAGTGAGATCGAGCTGACGCGCTACTACGCGTCCTCCTGGCTGTGGGTGCATTACCTGATGAACGTGCACGGGGAGCAGTTCGCGGACTTCCAGGGGCGGCTCGCGCGCGCCGAGGAGCCACGCCGGGCCTTCGAGGCGTCCTTCCAGGGCGTGAAGGATCTCTCGGGGGGCCTGCGGACCTATGTCGATACCGGCCGCTACTCCATTCTCACCATCCTGCTGCCCGAGGTGCCCTCGAAGGTGGAGACGCGGGAGCTCGACGGCGCGGAGGTGCATGCCATTCGCGCGCGGCTGCACTTGATGGCCCCGGGGTCCGCGACGCAGGAGCAGCGCCGACAGCATTCCGCGCAGGAGATCGCCCAGGCGCTCCGCGAGGATCCGACGAATGTCAGCGCCGTCTTCCTCCAGGCGATGCTCAGCGAAGACGCGTCCCAGAGGCTCGCGCTCGCGCGGGAGCTGGTGAAGGCACGGCCCGACAGTGGGAAGGCGTGGGCGATGTTGGGGGACGCACTCAGACAGTCGGGCGGTCCGGCGGAGGAGCAGGAGCAGGCATTGCGGCGCGCGGTGGAGCTCCAGCCCCAGAACGCGACCGTGCTCAACAACCTCGCCTGGTTCTACGTGGGCTCGGAGAACCCTCAGAAGGCTTTCGAGCTGGCGAAGCGGGCCGTCGCGCTGGCGCCCGCGGATGCGTCCATCCTCGATACCTACGCGGCGGTGCTCTTCCAGTCCGGCAACTGTCCCGACAGTCTCCGGCTCCAGCGGCGTGCCCTGGACGTGTTGCACGAGAGCACGCCGGAGTCGCAGCGGCGGATCCTCCAGGACAGGCTCGACAAGTACGAGCGGGCCTGTCAGCAGTCGTCGAGCCAGAAGCCCTGA
- a CDS encoding TIR domain-containing protein, with protein sequence MSKPRIFIGSSVEGLPIAESIQLGLDYDAECTIWSQGVFGLSGGTLESLSRAVEEFDFAVLVLTPDDLVQKRGKTRSSPRDNVLFELGLFMGALGRERTYIVYCRDVPIDLPTDLAGVTVASFGKRTDNNLHAALGSVCTQIKSAIQNVQRSTPAAHANLTSESGERLSAEIAVLKKELAAQAESMRQILRSLTSGKGSAGAAEKGYFGRDAESLDFMQGAWRELESGTVGYARIVNGEMRYVYSFGGILDAATGEYYNFRLVGQSLLGRFRWFDGSFEGYTYLKIVTKDRFEGGWWISDDEPERALKRLPHEKNMTSSQWVRDVGVARFPDWAEEYFARIESQQRGRKNVGAANSGQ encoded by the coding sequence ATGTCCAAGCCACGCATATTTATTGGATCCTCGGTGGAAGGACTGCCTATTGCTGAGTCCATTCAGCTAGGGCTGGATTACGATGCTGAATGCACGATCTGGTCTCAAGGCGTGTTCGGTTTGTCCGGAGGTACGCTCGAGAGCCTCTCGCGTGCAGTGGAGGAGTTTGATTTCGCGGTGTTGGTGCTGACGCCGGACGATCTCGTTCAGAAGAGAGGGAAAACCAGGAGCAGCCCGCGAGATAATGTTCTCTTCGAGCTGGGTCTTTTCATGGGAGCGCTTGGACGAGAGCGCACATACATCGTCTACTGCCGGGATGTGCCCATCGACCTGCCGACCGATCTGGCTGGAGTGACGGTCGCGTCTTTTGGAAAGAGAACCGACAACAACCTGCACGCCGCTCTTGGGTCCGTCTGTACTCAAATCAAGTCAGCTATTCAGAATGTGCAGCGCAGTACGCCCGCTGCTCATGCGAATTTGACGTCGGAGTCGGGGGAGCGGCTCTCCGCTGAGATTGCTGTTCTAAAGAAGGAGCTTGCAGCCCAGGCGGAGAGTATGCGCCAGATTTTGAGATCTTTGACTTCTGGAAAAGGGAGCGCGGGGGCGGCTGAAAAAGGATATTTCGGTCGCGATGCCGAGAGTCTCGATTTTATGCAAGGCGCATGGAGGGAGTTGGAGTCGGGGACGGTTGGTTATGCGCGGATTGTCAATGGCGAGATGAGGTATGTCTATTCTTTTGGTGGGATTCTCGATGCGGCAACAGGCGAGTATTATAATTTCCGACTGGTTGGGCAGTCCCTGTTGGGGCGCTTTAGATGGTTTGATGGTTCATTTGAAGGGTACACCTATCTCAAGATTGTAACGAAAGATCGATTCGAGGGGGGGTGGTGGATTTCTGATGATGAGCCTGAGCGCGCCTTGAAGCGTCTTCCTCATGAAAAGAACATGACTTCCTCTCAATGGGTTCGGGATGTCGGTGTGGCTAGGTTTCCGGATTGGGCGGAGGAGTATTTTGCGCGAATTGAAAGTCAGCAAAGGGGTCGAAAGAACGTGGGCGCGGCGAACAGCGGGCAGTGA
- a CDS encoding SPFH domain-containing protein, whose product MKRMDLRMLGLFVVLALSVVQGCACHSTDANEVGVLTRKFTLVGSRGVQPETYAPGATHFFFPPFSTDWTTFETKLQNLRMRAKAENEKGRTDDIEFKTVDGNDIAVDVTVAWRIDPSKAPHLVQKVARSTQDVENRLVRPATRALVRDALNVLRSEDFYTADKRFAAAENARKLLEDALKPEGVIVEQVILQEHRFNPEYEKVIREKKLAEQMAEKLRSEAQAAAEESKRNLESAKGTVSQKIAQAMGELEQTKLAADAELVRATNEATAILKEAEAKSKGIAKENEALAGAGGRTMVKLRIAEALQGKQIIFIPSGRSGATLQTMDMNQILTQYSAAKVTQNASAANSGQ is encoded by the coding sequence ATGAAGCGCATGGACTTGCGGATGCTGGGGCTGTTCGTGGTGCTGGCGTTGTCAGTGGTGCAGGGGTGCGCGTGCCACTCGACGGACGCGAACGAGGTGGGCGTGCTCACGCGGAAGTTCACGCTGGTGGGCTCGCGGGGCGTGCAGCCGGAGACGTACGCGCCGGGCGCGACGCACTTCTTCTTCCCGCCGTTCTCCACGGACTGGACCACCTTCGAGACGAAGCTGCAGAACCTGCGGATGCGTGCGAAGGCCGAGAACGAGAAGGGCCGCACGGACGACATCGAGTTCAAGACGGTGGACGGCAACGACATCGCCGTGGACGTGACGGTGGCGTGGCGGATCGATCCCTCGAAGGCGCCGCACCTGGTGCAGAAGGTGGCGCGCTCCACTCAGGACGTGGAGAACCGGCTGGTGAGGCCGGCGACGCGGGCACTGGTGCGCGACGCGCTGAACGTGCTGCGCTCGGAGGACTTCTACACGGCGGACAAGCGCTTCGCGGCGGCGGAGAACGCGCGCAAGCTGCTGGAGGACGCGCTCAAGCCCGAGGGCGTCATCGTGGAGCAGGTGATCCTGCAGGAGCACCGCTTCAACCCCGAGTACGAGAAGGTCATCCGCGAGAAGAAGCTGGCGGAGCAGATGGCGGAGAAGCTGCGCTCGGAGGCGCAGGCGGCGGCGGAGGAGTCCAAGCGGAACCTGGAGTCGGCCAAGGGCACGGTGTCGCAGAAGATCGCCCAGGCGATGGGCGAGCTGGAGCAGACGAAGCTGGCGGCGGACGCGGAGCTGGTGCGCGCCACCAACGAGGCGACGGCGATCCTCAAGGAGGCCGAGGCGAAGTCGAAGGGCATCGCCAAGGAGAATGAAGCGCTGGCGGGAGCGGGTGGCCGGACGATGGTGAAGCTGCGGATCGCCGAGGCGTTGCAAGGCAAGCAGATCATCTTCATCCCCAGCGGGCGCAGCGGGGCCACGCTCCAGACGATGGACATGAACCAGATCCTCACCCAGTACTCGGCGGCCAAGGTCACGCAGAACGCGAGCGCGGCGAACAGCGGACAGTGA
- a CDS encoding SPFH domain-containing protein, whose amino-acid sequence MSKTRERILAALKQPRTRALWPVGVALFAGLFAYNACTVYVRPYEMGVKQVILGGEKGIRETVYGPGLHWVTPGAERMHLFPADLQVLEMADNPAEVGEGADHRVVRAIKIQTSEGYTVSADVTVLYRIENPYKVITQIGPGRLYEDSAVIPRAEQVLRRTLGVLDSDDFYKGDQRDKAMEQAQKLLVTELEPRGIQVTHVLLRQYRYDTRYQQAIEQRKIQDQSVFKNMAEAAAAQAEAEKNRIIAEGQATVQVELSRGDAEVAKLRSEAELYRRTKAAEGDLVVKLARAKGIELENVALRGSGSENMVGLKMADVLGGTQVIVVPTDGEGGVNPLDLNAALKRFDVKGM is encoded by the coding sequence ATGAGCAAGACGAGAGAGCGGATCCTCGCGGCCCTGAAGCAGCCGCGGACACGGGCGCTCTGGCCGGTCGGTGTGGCGCTCTTCGCGGGCCTCTTCGCGTACAACGCGTGCACCGTCTACGTGCGGCCGTACGAGATGGGGGTGAAGCAGGTCATCCTCGGAGGGGAGAAGGGCATCCGGGAGACGGTGTACGGGCCGGGCCTGCACTGGGTGACGCCGGGGGCGGAGCGGATGCACCTGTTCCCCGCGGATCTGCAGGTGCTGGAGATGGCGGACAACCCCGCCGAGGTGGGCGAGGGCGCGGATCACCGCGTGGTGCGAGCCATCAAGATCCAGACGTCCGAGGGCTACACCGTGTCGGCGGACGTCACGGTGCTCTACCGCATCGAGAACCCCTACAAGGTGATCACGCAGATCGGACCGGGGCGGCTGTACGAGGACTCGGCGGTGATTCCGCGCGCGGAGCAGGTGCTGCGGCGGACGCTGGGCGTGCTGGACTCGGACGACTTCTACAAGGGCGACCAGCGCGACAAGGCGATGGAGCAGGCGCAGAAGCTGCTGGTCACGGAGCTGGAGCCCCGGGGCATCCAGGTGACGCACGTGCTGCTGCGCCAGTACCGGTACGACACGCGCTACCAGCAGGCCATCGAGCAGCGGAAGATCCAGGACCAGTCGGTCTTCAAGAACATGGCGGAGGCCGCGGCGGCGCAGGCCGAGGCGGAGAAGAACCGGATCATCGCCGAGGGCCAAGCCACGGTGCAGGTGGAGCTGTCGCGCGGAGACGCGGAGGTGGCCAAGCTGCGCTCGGAGGCGGAGCTGTACCGGCGCACCAAGGCGGCCGAGGGCGATCTGGTGGTGAAGCTGGCCCGGGCCAAGGGGATCGAACTGGAGAACGTGGCGCTGCGTGGCTCGGGCAGCGAGAACATGGTGGGCCTGAAGATGGCGGACGTGCTCGGGGGCACGCAGGTCATCGTGGTGCCCACGGACGGGGAGGGTGGGGTGAACCCGTTGGATTTGAACGCGGCGCTCAAGCGCTTCGACGTGAAGGGGATGTGA
- a CDS encoding MBL fold metallo-hydrolase, whose amino-acid sequence MEVRFYGVRGSIAVSGAHAARIGGNTSCVEVTSQGHRLILDAGTGIRALGEAMMREGEPRKATLFFSHLHWDHVQGYPFFTPGYLPTTELTLYGPGPDGAQALRSVLARQMEPPNFPVPLSTMRSRMTFESALHGRTVEVGPFRVTPFDAPHPQGCLAYRVEADGHSFVYATDMEISVATLEPRVARLMEGADALCLDAQYTPDEYTGKKGIPKKGWGHSTMVDAAQVASAVNARRLFLFHHDPAHNDDMVENMAEEARNHFAATEPAREGKRIVLGAACA is encoded by the coding sequence ATGGAAGTGCGTTTCTACGGAGTGAGGGGGAGCATCGCGGTGTCGGGAGCGCACGCGGCGCGGATCGGGGGCAACACCTCGTGCGTGGAGGTGACGAGCCAGGGGCACCGGCTCATCCTGGACGCCGGCACGGGCATCCGCGCGCTGGGCGAGGCGATGATGCGCGAGGGCGAGCCGCGGAAGGCCACGCTCTTCTTCTCGCACCTGCACTGGGATCACGTGCAGGGCTACCCCTTCTTCACGCCGGGCTACCTGCCCACGACGGAGCTGACGCTGTATGGCCCGGGGCCGGACGGGGCCCAGGCGCTGCGGTCGGTGCTCGCGCGGCAGATGGAACCCCCGAACTTCCCGGTGCCGCTGTCCACCATGCGCTCGCGGATGACGTTCGAGTCGGCGCTACACGGGCGGACGGTGGAGGTGGGCCCCTTCCGGGTGACGCCCTTCGACGCGCCGCATCCTCAGGGGTGCCTGGCCTACCGCGTGGAGGCGGATGGCCACTCGTTCGTCTACGCCACGGACATGGAGATCTCCGTGGCCACGTTGGAGCCCCGCGTGGCGCGACTGATGGAGGGGGCGGACGCGCTGTGCCTGGATGCGCAGTACACCCCGGACGAGTACACCGGGAAGAAGGGCATCCCGAAGAAGGGATGGGGGCACTCCACCATGGTGGATGCGGCGCAGGTGGCCTCGGCGGTGAACGCGCGGCGGCTGTTCCTGTTCCACCACGATCCCGCGCACAACGACGACATGGTGGAGAACATGGCCGAGGAGGCTCGCAACCACTTCGCCGCCACCGAGCCGGCGCGCGAGGGCAAGCGGATCGTACTCGGTGCCGCCTGCGCGTGA
- a CDS encoding sigma-54-dependent Fis family transcriptional regulator — protein sequence MGPHCDSLPPDFTLPPLPFMATSSDVSQVLLPIGGLVGREVELDAFLQTLMDRIAVTMQADRGTLWLLDPARGELFSRAAHLPEVSQIRVKLGQGVAGYVAEHGEPVNMPDPRGESRFFADIDRMTGYRTSTILAVPLRDAGGALYGVLQVLNRRGGGRFTDDDVERLMAIAAQVSQALQSTSLYQELQRAKDQPHAPVGYFFNRIIGESEPLKVIYRLIQKAAPTDATVLLRGESGCGKELFARAVHVNGPRRDKPFVKVDCAALPATLIENELFGHEKGAFTGADHRVPGKFEAADGGTVFIDEIGELPLPVQGKLLRVLQDREFERVGGTQTLKVDVRIVAATNRDLTRMVAEGKFREDLYYRIKVVELVLPPLRERGGEDIERLTSHFIAAAAKRHRLPLPKLSAGALERLKRYRWPGNVRELENCIESAVVLSEGEILEEHLPLPKVVGTTPAPAQSGDTAIPEGPTGELLPLAEVEKRHILRVLDSVKGNRTAAAKVLQIGRNTLGRKLKEYGIADEG from the coding sequence ATGGGCCCACACTGCGATAGTCTTCCCCCGGACTTCACGCTTCCTCCCCTGCCCTTCATGGCTACTTCCTCGGATGTCAGTCAGGTGCTGCTGCCCATCGGCGGGCTCGTCGGACGCGAGGTCGAGCTCGATGCGTTCCTGCAGACGTTGATGGATCGCATCGCGGTGACGATGCAGGCGGATCGGGGCACGCTGTGGTTGTTGGATCCGGCGCGGGGCGAGCTGTTCTCGCGCGCGGCGCACCTGCCGGAGGTCTCGCAGATCCGGGTGAAGCTGGGACAGGGCGTGGCCGGCTACGTGGCCGAGCACGGCGAGCCCGTCAACATGCCGGACCCGAGGGGTGAGAGCCGCTTCTTCGCGGACATCGATCGAATGACGGGCTACCGCACGTCGACGATCCTCGCGGTGCCGCTGCGAGACGCGGGCGGAGCGCTCTACGGTGTGTTGCAGGTGCTCAACCGGCGCGGGGGTGGACGCTTCACGGACGACGACGTGGAGCGGCTGATGGCCATCGCGGCGCAGGTGAGCCAGGCGTTGCAGAGCACGAGCCTGTACCAGGAGCTCCAGCGCGCGAAGGATCAGCCGCACGCGCCGGTGGGCTACTTCTTCAACCGGATCATCGGCGAGTCCGAGCCGCTCAAGGTCATCTACCGGCTCATCCAGAAGGCGGCGCCCACGGACGCGACGGTGCTGCTGCGGGGCGAGAGCGGGTGCGGCAAGGAGCTGTTCGCCAGGGCGGTGCACGTCAACGGTCCGAGGCGGGACAAGCCATTCGTGAAGGTGGACTGCGCGGCGCTGCCGGCGACGCTGATCGAGAACGAGCTGTTCGGGCACGAGAAGGGAGCCTTCACGGGGGCGGACCACCGGGTGCCGGGCAAGTTCGAGGCGGCGGATGGCGGCACGGTGTTCATCGACGAGATTGGAGAGTTGCCGCTGCCGGTGCAGGGCAAGCTGCTGCGGGTGCTGCAGGACCGTGAGTTCGAGCGGGTGGGCGGCACGCAGACGCTGAAGGTGGACGTGCGGATCGTGGCGGCGACGAACCGGGATCTGACGAGGATGGTGGCGGAGGGGAAGTTCCGGGAGGATCTGTACTACCGCATCAAGGTGGTGGAGCTGGTGCTGCCGCCGCTGAGGGAGCGCGGTGGAGAGGACATCGAGCGGCTGACGTCGCACTTCATCGCGGCGGCGGCGAAGCGGCACCGTCTGCCGTTGCCGAAGCTGAGCGCGGGAGCGCTGGAGCGGCTGAAGCGCTACCGGTGGCCGGGCAACGTGCGAGAGCTGGAGAACTGCATCGAGAGCGCGGTGGTGTTGAGCGAGGGGGAGATCCTCGAGGAGCACCTGCCGTTGCCGAAGGTGGTGGGCACGACACCCGCCCCGGCGCAGAGCGGAGACACGGCGATACCCGAGGGCCCCACGGGCGAGCTGCTACCGCTCGCCGAGGTGGAGAAGCGGCACATCTTGAGAGTGCTGGACTCGGTGAAGGGAAACCGGACAGCGGCGGCGAAGGTGTTGCAGATCGGCCGCAACACGCTGGGCCGGAAGCTCAAGGAGTACGGTATCGCGGACGAGGGATGA
- a CDS encoding DUF6602 domain-containing protein has translation MAEMERHLIASGRIPASTGHSIHKGTPRETFVREYLQNHLSERLAIGSGEIIDANSQPGQPRPQIDIVLYKREYPRLSFGGGIHGFLAESVVATIEVKSILDQAGFEQSAKTAHYLKSLKRNTIRSFSSGYIPPDILSFIVAYDGPASISTVHGWVGPTYRRHGIPDTALPTDPIARVSTASTALDGVIVLGKGFMYYDNVPFGFIRDDKRTQHPDAKWVFADTATDNLLLLFLFLTTAARGVALVLSTAQA, from the coding sequence ATGGCAGAAATGGAGAGACATTTAATCGCAAGCGGTAGAATTCCAGCATCGACTGGTCACTCGATTCATAAAGGTACCCCGCGCGAAACTTTTGTTCGCGAGTATCTCCAGAATCACCTGAGCGAGCGATTGGCCATCGGCAGCGGAGAAATCATCGATGCCAATTCCCAGCCTGGGCAGCCGCGCCCACAGATTGATATAGTATTATATAAAAGAGAATACCCTCGCCTTTCTTTTGGGGGAGGTATCCACGGGTTTCTTGCGGAGTCTGTAGTTGCTACAATCGAAGTGAAGTCCATTCTGGATCAGGCTGGATTTGAACAATCCGCCAAAACAGCACACTATCTGAAGTCACTAAAACGCAATACAATTCGGAGCTTTAGTTCTGGCTATATCCCGCCAGACATCCTCAGTTTCATCGTGGCATACGACGGTCCCGCATCGATCTCGACTGTTCATGGATGGGTCGGTCCAACCTATCGGAGACACGGCATCCCCGACACGGCGCTACCGACTGACCCCATTGCCAGAGTATCCACAGCAAGTACTGCGCTCGATGGCGTCATCGTTCTCGGGAAAGGATTCATGTACTACGACAACGTCCCCTTTGGGTTTATCAGAGACGATAAACGCACACAGCATCCCGATGCCAAATGGGTCTTTGCAGATACCGCGACGGACAATTTGCTACTACTCTTTCTATTCTTGACCACAGCAGCAAGGGGTGTGGCTCTCGTACTGAGCACTGCCCAGGCTTGA